The Chryseobacterium sp. G0186 genome includes the window TAGCTCCCTATCCTTAGAAAATATTTTTTAATCTTAATAAAGAACCCGTCCGAATTTTTTCGGACGGGTTTCTTATTTATCAATATGAAAGCTATGAAATTTTTAGATTTCCTCCTTAGAAATCCATTTACCAACCGTAGGAGCCTGGTAACGTTTCATCTGTTCCAGTAAATCATCAATAGTATCACTGATGATAAGCATATCTTTATTTACTTGTTTTAAAAATCCCTTATCTACCATGGTCTGAATCAGTTTGATCAGCTCATCATAAAATCTGTCAATATTCAGAATTCCAATAGGTTTTTGATGAAGCCCCAGCTGTGCCCAGGTGATCATTTCAAAAAACTCTTCCAGTGTTCCATAACCACCGGGAAGAACGATCACGCCATCACAAAGGTCATTCATTTTTGTTTTTCGCTCGTGCATGGTTTCCACAAGAATCAGCTCAGTGAGCTTTTTGTGGGCAATTTCCTTGGATTGCAGAAAATGCGGAAGAACTCCGGTTACTTTTCCGTTTTCACTTAAGGTGCCATCTGCTACAGCTCCCATTAAACCAACATCTGCACCGCCATAAATAAGTTGTATATCCTGTTTTGCTAAAGTTTGGCCTAGCAGGAGAGCTTGTTCTCTGTAGATATTATCCGACCCGAAACTGGATCCGCAGAATACTGTTATACTTTTCATTTTTTAAGATTTTATTTTTTTTAAAAGGAGAATTAATCCGGGAATAAGTAAAGAAAGGATGAGTCCCTGTTGCAGGAAGTTAAAAAATGTTTGCAGGAAGCTGGGGCTGCCATAATAAAGTATTTCAAAAGGTGCTGTCAATAAATCTGAAACTGGCCTGAATTGAGGACCAGTGTATTCTGCTCCCAGGCTTTTGTATGCAATAATATTGGGATCCCATTGAGGGAAATATTTAAATGTAATAAGCTTTAGGATGTAAAATAGGATATAGGTAACAACAACGAGGGAAAAACACCATGAAGACAATTTTAAATAGATGTTTTTCTTATCACGAATTTCTCGGTAGACTTTTCCTGCAAATAAAAAATAAACCAAGAAAATAGAACTTTGAAATAGGTACAAAACCCATAGAGGATATTGGTTGGATGCAATAAGGGTACCCCGTTTAAGGATGATGAAGCCATCCAATAAGTCGATTGTCAATAACACTGCAACAGAGTACAGCATGGTTATATAAAGTTTTTTCATGATTCTTAGGGTAAAAAATATCCAAAATCAAAAGACTTTGGATATTCAATATAGTTATTTTTATTATTCTATTTCTGAGGGATATTCGCTAAAATATCCTTTAAGAAGCTCCAGAATTTCTGAGCAGATGGGATATTTGCTTTTTCGTCAGGAGAGTGAGCCCCTCTGATCGTTGGTCCAAAGCTTACCATTTCCATTTCAGGATAATTGGCACCGATGATTCCGCATTCAAGACCTGCGTGGCAAGCCACTACATGAGGCTTCTCATTAAACTTCTCTGTATAGATCTTTTCCATAACCTGTACGATTTCAGAACCTGGTTTTGGTTTCCACCCCGGGTAAGATCCACTGAATACTACATTCATTCCTGCTAATTCTGCTACAGATTTCAATTGCTCTGCCGTAGAATATTTAGAAGAATCTACAGATGATCTTGTAAGGTTTAAGATTTTAAGCTCACCACCTTTTAGTTCAACTCTGGCAACATTGTTAGAGGCTTCCACAAGGTTGGCTACATCCGGACTCATTCTGTATACTCCGTTGTGCAGCGCCTTTAAGGTAAGAATGATTTTCTTAGAATCTGCTTCAGATACTGCTTTGTCAGATGAAGTAGAGTTTTCAATATTAATCTGAAGACCTGGTTCTACAGAAGCAAATTCTTCTAAAATTTCCTTTTTAAGAACAGCAGCTGCTTCAATGAATTCCTGAGCATTTCTTACTGAAATAACAGCTGAACCTTCTCTAGGAATGGCATTTCTTAATCCGCCTCCGTCAATAGAAACGATTTCAATATTTTGTTTTTCCAATCCAAGATAAAGAAGTCTTCCTAAGATCATATTGGAGTTTCCGAAACCTTTATGGATATCCATTCCGGAGTGTCCTCCCTGTAGTCCTTTTACTTCAAGTCTTACAATTTGTCCTTTTGGAGCTTCTACAGCATAATTCTGCGTGATGGTAACATCTACACCTCCAGCACAACCGATGTCGATCTCATCATCTTCTTCCGTATCCAGGTTCAATAGAATTTCTCCTGTCAGTTGTCCCGGTTTTAATCCTAAAGCACCTGTCATTCCCGTTTCTTCATCAATTGTGAATAACGCTTCCAATGCCGGGTGTGGAATATCTGAACTTTCAAGAATAGACATAATCGTAGCAACCCCTAAACCGTTATCAGCTCCTAAAGTTGTTCCTTTCGCCTTTACCCAATCCCCATCAATCTCCATTTTGATCCCTTCAGTTTCAAAATCAAAATTAACATCATTGTTTTTCTGGCAAACCATATCCAGGTGAGACTGAAGTACGATAGACTTACGGTTTTCCATTCCTGCAGTAGCAGGTTTTTTAATGATTACATTTCCTACTTCATCTACAGTAGTTTCCAATCCTAGGTCTTCACCAAATCCCTTGATGAAAGCGATTACTTTTTCCTCTTTTTTTGAAGGTCTTGGAACTGCATTTAACTTGGAGAAGTTTTTCCAGATTATCTGCGGTTCTATGTTAGATAATTCCATTGAATTTTATTTTTCTCAAATTTACGAAATAAAAAATGCTTCCGTGGGATACAGAAGCATTTTTGTATAGGTTTAGAGTGTAAAATGGTTAAAAAGTAAATTTACTGATCTGCCTTTTTACAATTGGGCTTATTAACATCCACATTCTCCGTAGATCGGTGTTGTAATAACTGATCCGTCAGGTTTTTCAATGGTAAGAGTACCCTCAAATAAAAGAGCTTCTTCACCTTTGATTTTCTTCCCTTTTACAGAGATTTTGTAATCATTACTTTCTATTTCCTTGGTCAGTTCTTCATCCACCTCCATATCACTTGAGGAAATAAGATTCATCGCCAGTCTTTTTCCATCCAGCTTCATGTAAGCGGTTTTTCCTGCATCATCTGCATAGATGTATTTTTCAGCTTCAAAATCAGCTTTATTTCTTGCAAAATAGCATGAACATTCTTTGATCTCTTCGGGAAATGAAATGGTTTCAATTACAATTTTTCCTGAAGAAATACTGGCTGTTGCAGAATCTTTAGCAATATTTGCAGAATCTACCGGTGTAGATTCGGAAACAGTTTCCTTGTCTTTTTTACAAGCTACCAATAGAAATGCAGAAAAGAAAATGATTAGGTATTTCATGTGGTTGTGGTTTTATATTATTTAGCCTCTTGCTCTTTCAAGAAGGGTCATCATTAATAGGGAAAGGATTACTAAGCTTTCTTCCTCGTCATCAATGTCGATTAATCTATCCAGTTGAAATCTTCTTCCAAAGAAAGACGGCATTTTTTTCAATTTAAAGTAAGCTTTTCCATCAATACCTGTTACTGTATAAGATGGGTTAAGGAAATATCCGGTAAACATTCCGATGATAGGAAGTTCGCCTACAAAGCTATCCCAGAATCTTACCCATGCATTGTCTTCCTGTACCTTGAATTTAGGCTGATCATTAGCATCCAGAATATCATAGCTTGATTTCCAAAGAGAACGCATTCCTTTTCTTGCTAATCTACCATAATTTTTGTTGTCAACAATATCATTTAAAGAATAAGATGCATTGAAGTCGATCCATTTATTTGCTCTGATTCTGAAAAGTTCCTTAGTTTTACTCTCGTCGTTGAATACAACAACATCCTCTTTCAGCTTGAACATTTTCTGACGTACGTATGCTACATAATTCCCATTTTTATCAGTAATGTTGAAGTCACTTGCTAATGTAGAGATTTTGAATTTGAAATCCAGTGGATAATTTAGATTTTTAAGTACCATGTTAGTTTATTTTTTTCATATTTAAGCTGCAAATATAGCAGTTTTTTTAGAGTTATGGAATATGATAATACGATGTTAGAAGAATAAAACATCATTATGAGACATTGTGTTTCAATAAAGAATAAGGAGTTCAAAAAAATAGTATTTCCTGTAAATTTTAATACCCTTAATGAATGTTATTTCATAGGTGAAACAGATTGAGCCTTTTCTTCTAAAATCCTAAATATTTTAAATCTGTAATAGATGTTTTATTCAGTAAACTCACTTCTTATAATTTGCCGTTTTTCCTCAAATAATCCTTATTTTTGTAATTATGGATTACCCAAGTAAAGTTTTGGCAAAGGCGGTTGATGAGATTTCAGGTTTGCCCGGAATTGGAAGAAAAACAGCTTTGAGGTTAGCATTACATTTATTGAAGCAACCCAGTTCCAGAGCCGTGAGCCTTGGAAATTCCCTGATCAATCTTGTCAATGAAATAAAATATTGTAAAGAATGTCACAATTTTTCTGATTTTGACATCTGTGAAATTTGCAGTAATGAAAAGAGAAATGGTGAGCTGATTTGTATTGTAGAGGATGTTCGTGATGTGATTGCCATTGAAAATACAGGGAAATATTCCGGGAAGTATCTGATTCTGGGTGGGAAAATTTCTCCAATGGAAGGAATGGGACCTAGCCAGCTGAATATTCCGAGTATTGAAAGAAAACTGAATGAAGGTAAAGTAAAGGAATTTATTTTTGCATTGAGTGCAACGATGGAGGGAGATACAACGGCTTACTATATTTATAAGAAGTTTAAGAATTACAATATAAATTTTTCAAGTATAGCCAGAGGAATTTCAGTAGGAGACGAACTGGAGTATGCTGACGAAATTTCGCTTGGAAGATCCATCATCAACAGATTACCATACAACGAAAAGGATTAATATGAAGCTGTCTATTATTATTGTTAACTATAATGTTACCCAATTGCTCAGAAACTGCCTTTTATCAATTCAAAAATATGTAGAAAAGGTAGAGTATGAAGTGATTGTTATAGATAATGCTTCTACAGACAGTTCTTGGGGTGATCTTATTCCTGAATTTCCCAGTGTCCGCTTTATCTCTTCAGAAATCAATGGTGGTTTCTCAAAGGCGAATAACCAAGCAATCCAGGAAGCAAAAGGTGAATATCTATTGCTTTTAAATCCTGACACAGAATTAGAGGGCTTTTATGTAAAGGAACTTCTTGATTTTTCCGATGCACAGCCCGAATTTGGATGCCTTGGAGTGAGAATGCACGATGCAAAGGGCAGTTTTCTGCCTGAAAGCAAACGTTCTGTACCGGACATGTTCAACTCCTTTGAAAAACTTTTTACCAATCTAAAAAAGAATAACTCCAAGTCTTATTATAGAAATGATATAGAAGAAGAAGCTATTGCAGAAGTTGAAGTGATTACGGGAGCTTTTTTACTGATAAAAAAAGAAGTTTATAAAAGAATAGGCGGTTTAGATGAGTCCTATTTTATGTACGGTGAAGATATTGATCTTTGTTACACCTTATTGAGGGAAGGATATAAGAACTATTATTATGGTAAAGTTTCCATTCTTCATCATAAAGGAGAAAGCACTGTGAAAGATGATGTTTATCTCAAAAGGTTTTATGGAGCCATGCAGATCTTTATAGATAAATATTATAAAGATTCGAAGCCGATGCAGT containing:
- a CDS encoding TIGR00730 family Rossman fold protein, which produces MKSITVFCGSSFGSDNIYREQALLLGQTLAKQDIQLIYGGADVGLMGAVADGTLSENGKVTGVLPHFLQSKEIAHKKLTELILVETMHERKTKMNDLCDGVIVLPGGYGTLEEFFEMITWAQLGLHQKPIGILNIDRFYDELIKLIQTMVDKGFLKQVNKDMLIISDTIDDLLEQMKRYQAPTVGKWISKEEI
- a CDS encoding aminoacyl-histidine dipeptidase, encoding MELSNIEPQIIWKNFSKLNAVPRPSKKEEKVIAFIKGFGEDLGLETTVDEVGNVIIKKPATAGMENRKSIVLQSHLDMVCQKNNDVNFDFETEGIKMEIDGDWVKAKGTTLGADNGLGVATIMSILESSDIPHPALEALFTIDEETGMTGALGLKPGQLTGEILLNLDTEEDDEIDIGCAGGVDVTITQNYAVEAPKGQIVRLEVKGLQGGHSGMDIHKGFGNSNMILGRLLYLGLEKQNIEIVSIDGGGLRNAIPREGSAVISVRNAQEFIEAAAVLKKEILEEFASVEPGLQINIENSTSSDKAVSEADSKKIILTLKALHNGVYRMSPDVANLVEASNNVARVELKGGELKILNLTRSSVDSSKYSTAEQLKSVAELAGMNVVFSGSYPGWKPKPGSEIVQVMEKIYTEKFNEKPHVVACHAGLECGIIGANYPEMEMVSFGPTIRGAHSPDEKANIPSAQKFWSFLKDILANIPQK
- the recR gene encoding recombination mediator RecR, producing the protein MDYPSKVLAKAVDEISGLPGIGRKTALRLALHLLKQPSSRAVSLGNSLINLVNEIKYCKECHNFSDFDICEICSNEKRNGELICIVEDVRDVIAIENTGKYSGKYLILGGKISPMEGMGPSQLNIPSIERKLNEGKVKEFIFALSATMEGDTTAYYIYKKFKNYNINFSSIARGISVGDELEYADEISLGRSIINRLPYNEKD
- a CDS encoding glycosyltransferase family 2 protein → MNMKLSIIIVNYNVTQLLRNCLLSIQKYVEKVEYEVIVIDNASTDSSWGDLIPEFPSVRFISSEINGGFSKANNQAIQEAKGEYLLLLNPDTELEGFYVKELLDFSDAQPEFGCLGVRMHDAKGSFLPESKRSVPDMFNSFEKLFTNLKKNNSKSYYRNDIEEEAIAEVEVITGAFLLIKKEVYKRIGGLDESYFMYGEDIDLCYTLLREGYKNYYYGKVSILHHKGESTVKDDVYLKRFYGAMQIFIDKYYKDSKPMQYSFLKAGLKLRHQIEKIKLK